From one Malus sylvestris chromosome 1, drMalSylv7.2, whole genome shotgun sequence genomic stretch:
- the LOC126633047 gene encoding mitochondrial uncoupling protein 5-like — translation MGIKGFVEGGIASIIAGCSTHPLDLVKVRMQLQGETHVPNPAEQTVRPAFASVHTAARRGSIPLPQPPPPAVRAGPITVAVRIIQQEGVSAMFSGVSATMLRQTLYSTTRMGLYDILKQKWTDPTTRNMPLPRKITAGLIAGAVGAAVGNPADVAMVRMQADGRLPVAQQRNYKSVVDAIGRMAKQEGVTSLWRGSSLTINRAMLVTASQLASYDQIKEMIVDKGIMRDGLGTHVTASFAAGFVAAVASNPVDVIKTRVMNMKVEAGAEPPYSGAFDCALKTVRSEGPMALYKGFVPTISRQGPFTVVLFVTLEQVRKLLKDF, via the coding sequence atgggtatcaaAGGTTTTGTTGAAGGAGGCATCGCTTCCATCATCGCCGGCTGCTCCACCCACCCTCTTGACCTCGTCAAGGTCCGAATGCAGCTCCAGGGCGAAACCCACGTCCCGAACCCGGCTGAGCAGACAGTGCGCCCGGCTTTTGCTTCCGTCCACACAGCCGCCAGACGCGGCTCCATCCCCCTCCCCCAACCACCGCCTCCTGCGGTCCGTGCCGGTCCAATCACCGTTGCGGTTCGCATAATTCAGCAAGAAGGCGTCTCCGCCATGTTCTCCGGCGTCTCTGCTACCATGCTCCGGCAGACTCTCTACTCCACAACCCGAATGGGCCTCTACGACATTCTCAAGCAAAAATGGACCGACCCGACAACCCGCAACATGCCACTCCCCCGCAAAATCACAGCAGGATTGATCGCCGGAGCCGTCGGCGCCGCCGTCGGAAACCCTGCCGACGTGGCCATGGTCCGAATGCAAGCAGACGGGCGTCTCCCGGTGGCTCAGCAGCGTAACTACAAGAGCGTGGTGGACGCCATCGGCCGCATGGCCAAGCAAGAAGGGGTGACGAGCCTTTGGCGCGGGTCGTCGCTGACGATCAATCGCGCGATGCTGGTGACGGCGTCGCAGCTGGCATCGTACGATCAGATTAAAGAGATGATCGTGGACAAAGGGATTATGCGCGACGGGCTCGGGACCCACGTAACGGCGAGCTTCGCAGCGGGGTTTGTGGCGGCGGTGGCGTCAAACCCGGTCGACGTGATCAAGACTAGGGTGATGAATATGAAGGTGGAGGCCGGGGCTGAGCCGCCGTACTCGGGGGCGTTCGATTGCGCGCTCAAAACGGTGCGTTCGGAGGGCCCCATGGCGCTTTATAAAGGCTTTGTGCCTACGATTTCGCGGCAAGGGCCTTTTACCGTTGTGCTGTTTGTGACGCTGGAGCAGGTACGCAAGCTGCTCAAGGATTTCTGA
- the LOC126627270 gene encoding uncharacterized protein LOC126627270 isoform X1: protein MNRYNFQNSGDKIRWWPIYSSDLEDEPVGRIQLSMDYSSIPVENSNLKYGSIAETVVYDCVLEIAMKVQHFQERNLLLHGLWKWLLTEFASYYGVSKAYTNLRYLSYVMDVATPTLDCLTLLYDLLADVKEMSTNLLSHQEVFDFIVLFLSRQSISTYSVPNELGILLNSMKRTLDVLWPHIESQLMSRSSCIRDGYATGEHLNDVSALLGTKLRTYRLAIVEKLYENTRVRNKTKLKNIIQRSKAEKSVVQSRMKPLEVLLREMIDHLHTVVDPTVFVELCREFWDRLGQDVLHISEDKKEEYKGLRVAVSVSFSSANLDDIFASEMQRLRRNSLKERDLSPPGSMEEVHSMLKDVVRM from the exons ATGAACCGATACAATTTTCAGAATTCA GGCGACAAGATACGATGGTGGCCTATATATAGTAGTGATCTAGAGGATGAACCTGTCGGCAGAATACAATTAAGCATGGATTATTCGAGTATTCCAGTTGAAAATAGTAATCTTAAG TATGGTTCCATTGCAGAAACTGTGGTATATGACTGTGTCTTAGAAATTGCAATGAAAGTTCAACATTTTCAGGAAAGAAATTTGTTATTACATGGCCTGTGGAAGTGGTTATTGACGGAATTTGCATCTTACTATGGAGTATCAAAGGCATACACCAATTTAAG ATACCTTTCCTATGTCATGGATGTCGCGACCCCTACTTTAGATTGTCTCACCTTATTATATGATCTGCTAGCAGATGTGAAGGAAATGAGCACAAATCTGTTAAGTCATCAAGAGGTATTCGATTTCATCGTATTGTTTTTATCCAGACAAAGCATTAGCACATATTCGGTCCCAAATGAG TTAGGAATTCTTTTAAATTCCATGAAGAGGACGCTCGATGTGCTGTGGCCCCATATTGAAAGCCAGTTGATGTCTCGGAGTTCTTGCATCCGCGATGGATATGCCACAGGCGAACATCTTAATGACGTATCTGCTCTACTCGGAACCAAACTTAGAACCTACCGACTAGCCATTGTCGAGAAGCTTTATGAGAAT ACTAGAGTTCGTAACAAAACAAAGCTGAAGAACATTATTCAACGCTCAAAGGCGGAGAAATCAGTTGTTCAAAGCAGAATGAAGCCTTTGGAGGTTCTTTTGCGGGAGATGATTGATCATCTCCATACTGTTGTTGATCCTACCGTGTTTGTAGAACTCTGCCGAGAGTTCTGGGACCGGTTGGGGCAG GATGTACTGCATATCTCGGAGGATAAGAAAGAGGAGTACAAAGGCTTGCGCGTGGCAGTTTCTGTAAGTTTCTCTTCAGCC AACCTGGATGACATATTTGCATCAGAAATGCAAAGACTACGCAGGAACTCGTTGAAGGAAAGAGACTTGTCGCCACCaggatcgatggaagaagtacATTCCATGCTGAAAGATGTTGTACGTATGTAA
- the LOC126627270 gene encoding uncharacterized protein LOC126627270 isoform X2 has protein sequence MNRYNFQNSGDKIRWWPIYSSDLEDEPVGRIQLSMDYSSIPVENSNLKYGSIAETVVYDCVLEIAMKVQHFQERNLLLHGLWKWLLTEFASYYGVSKAYTNLRYLSYVMDVATPTLDCLTLLYDLLADVKEMSTNLLSHQEVFDFIVLFLSRQSISTYSVPNELGILLNSMKRTLDVLWPHIESQLMSRSSCIRDGYATGEHLNDVSALLGTKLRTYRLAIVEKLYENTRVRNKTKLKNIIQRSKAEKSVVQSRMKPLEVLLREMIDHLHTVVDPTVFVELCREFWDRLGQDVLHISEDKKEEYKGLRVAVSNLDDIFASEMQRLRRNSLKERDLSPPGSMEEVHSMLKDVVRM, from the exons ATGAACCGATACAATTTTCAGAATTCA GGCGACAAGATACGATGGTGGCCTATATATAGTAGTGATCTAGAGGATGAACCTGTCGGCAGAATACAATTAAGCATGGATTATTCGAGTATTCCAGTTGAAAATAGTAATCTTAAG TATGGTTCCATTGCAGAAACTGTGGTATATGACTGTGTCTTAGAAATTGCAATGAAAGTTCAACATTTTCAGGAAAGAAATTTGTTATTACATGGCCTGTGGAAGTGGTTATTGACGGAATTTGCATCTTACTATGGAGTATCAAAGGCATACACCAATTTAAG ATACCTTTCCTATGTCATGGATGTCGCGACCCCTACTTTAGATTGTCTCACCTTATTATATGATCTGCTAGCAGATGTGAAGGAAATGAGCACAAATCTGTTAAGTCATCAAGAGGTATTCGATTTCATCGTATTGTTTTTATCCAGACAAAGCATTAGCACATATTCGGTCCCAAATGAG TTAGGAATTCTTTTAAATTCCATGAAGAGGACGCTCGATGTGCTGTGGCCCCATATTGAAAGCCAGTTGATGTCTCGGAGTTCTTGCATCCGCGATGGATATGCCACAGGCGAACATCTTAATGACGTATCTGCTCTACTCGGAACCAAACTTAGAACCTACCGACTAGCCATTGTCGAGAAGCTTTATGAGAAT ACTAGAGTTCGTAACAAAACAAAGCTGAAGAACATTATTCAACGCTCAAAGGCGGAGAAATCAGTTGTTCAAAGCAGAATGAAGCCTTTGGAGGTTCTTTTGCGGGAGATGATTGATCATCTCCATACTGTTGTTGATCCTACCGTGTTTGTAGAACTCTGCCGAGAGTTCTGGGACCGGTTGGGGCAG GATGTACTGCATATCTCGGAGGATAAGAAAGAGGAGTACAAAGGCTTGCGCGTGGCAGTTTCT AACCTGGATGACATATTTGCATCAGAAATGCAAAGACTACGCAGGAACTCGTTGAAGGAAAGAGACTTGTCGCCACCaggatcgatggaagaagtacATTCCATGCTGAAAGATGTTGTACGTATGTAA
- the LOC126627270 gene encoding uncharacterized protein LOC126627270 isoform X3, translating into MNRYNFQNSGDKIRWWPIYSSDLEDEPVGRIQLSMDYSSIPVENSNLKYGSIAETVVYDCVLEIAMKVQHFQERNLLLHGLWKWLLTEFASYYGVSKAYTNLRYLSYVMDVATPTLDCLTLLYDLLADVKEMSTNLLSHQEVFDFIVLFLSRQSISTYSVPNELGILLNSMKRTLDVLWPHIESQLMSRSSCIRDGYATGEHLNDVSALLGTKLRTYRLAIVEKLYENTRVRNKTKLKNIIQRSKAEKSVVQSRMKPLEVLLREMIDHLHTVVDPTVFVELCREFWDRLGQDVLHISEDKKEEYKGLRVAVSVKPG; encoded by the exons ATGAACCGATACAATTTTCAGAATTCA GGCGACAAGATACGATGGTGGCCTATATATAGTAGTGATCTAGAGGATGAACCTGTCGGCAGAATACAATTAAGCATGGATTATTCGAGTATTCCAGTTGAAAATAGTAATCTTAAG TATGGTTCCATTGCAGAAACTGTGGTATATGACTGTGTCTTAGAAATTGCAATGAAAGTTCAACATTTTCAGGAAAGAAATTTGTTATTACATGGCCTGTGGAAGTGGTTATTGACGGAATTTGCATCTTACTATGGAGTATCAAAGGCATACACCAATTTAAG ATACCTTTCCTATGTCATGGATGTCGCGACCCCTACTTTAGATTGTCTCACCTTATTATATGATCTGCTAGCAGATGTGAAGGAAATGAGCACAAATCTGTTAAGTCATCAAGAGGTATTCGATTTCATCGTATTGTTTTTATCCAGACAAAGCATTAGCACATATTCGGTCCCAAATGAG TTAGGAATTCTTTTAAATTCCATGAAGAGGACGCTCGATGTGCTGTGGCCCCATATTGAAAGCCAGTTGATGTCTCGGAGTTCTTGCATCCGCGATGGATATGCCACAGGCGAACATCTTAATGACGTATCTGCTCTACTCGGAACCAAACTTAGAACCTACCGACTAGCCATTGTCGAGAAGCTTTATGAGAAT ACTAGAGTTCGTAACAAAACAAAGCTGAAGAACATTATTCAACGCTCAAAGGCGGAGAAATCAGTTGTTCAAAGCAGAATGAAGCCTTTGGAGGTTCTTTTGCGGGAGATGATTGATCATCTCCATACTGTTGTTGATCCTACCGTGTTTGTAGAACTCTGCCGAGAGTTCTGGGACCGGTTGGGGCAG GATGTACTGCATATCTCGGAGGATAAGAAAGAGGAGTACAAAGGCTTGCGCGTGGCAGTTTCTGTAA AACCTGGATGA